The nucleotide sequence TGTGGCTCGAGAGGGGCGCCATGGACATCGGGCTCACCCCGCAGGCGTTCAAGACCCGCTCCCTCGTCGAGCAGCGGGCAGCCGGCCCCGGGAGAGCGCAAAAGGCGGCGGCGGACGCGTCGTAGGACCTGGCCAGTTAGGCGGTAGCCCGACGAGAGAAGACCGGCGCGCAGGCCGAGACTCGCGACCGGCTCTCGATCAGCACGGAATCGCCGAACTCGTGCGTGAGATGTAGCGCAACTCAGCCCGTCCGCGCCAGACGAAGAAGTTCCGCCGCGTCGCGGAGCTCGTGCGCGCCGAGGGCTGCGGCGCCGAGGGCCTCCGCCCCGGCGCGGCCGAGGACCGGGGTCGCGAGGGCGAGGAACTTCGTCCTCAGGCGCTCGCGCTGCGCTCCGACATCGGACGCTGGAATGCCGACGTCGGCCTCGCCCTCGAGCTGCCCGCTCTCCGTGTGGACGGTCACGGTCGTGCGGGTGGCCCGCGTGCCGGCCACCGGGACCACGGTCACCCGGTCGCGGAGGCGCACCAGGCCCGGGTCGCACATGCGCGCGTCGGTGAACGTCTCGGGATCGGCGGTGTCGGCGCCGAGGAGTGCCATTGCCGTGGTCGCGCGCAGGCTGAACTTCCCTTCGAGCCCGGTGCGCGGCTCGACGATGTTGCACACGGCGAGGAGCGAGGGATCGACACGAACCTCGACGCCGGCGATCCGTTCCGGCGCGAGGGCGTGGCGCGTACGCAGCGCGCCCGCCGCCTCGATCGCGGCGTGCGTGAGGTAGCAGGCCGCGTGGTACTTGAAGAGCGTATCGCGGACGAGGAATCGGCCCGCCCAGCGATCGAGCGCGTCGCTCCTCGGCTCCGCGCCCGCGTGGGTGGCGGCGAAGCCCTGCGGCGCTTCGAGGACGGACGGGCTGGCGGTGAAGCCACCCCGCGCGAGGAG is from Deltaproteobacteria bacterium and encodes:
- a CDS encoding MmgE/PrpD family protein encodes the protein MSAGATLALVRAVRGIRHDAIPADALEVARHCLLDFLGCALAGSREPLTEILVESVARTEDGARATLIGRSERAGRLSAALVNGAAGHALDFDDTHTVMSGHPSVPLLPALLALAESEGADGPRLLAALVAGIELECRLGALLGPGHYAAGFHATATVGAFGAAAACAHLLGLDEERWLHALGIAGTQAAGLKSAFGSMAKPLHAGRAAETGLLATLLARGGFTASPSVLEAPQGFAATHAGAEPRSDALDRWAGRFLVRDTLFKYHAACYLTHAAIEAAGALRTRHALAPERIAGVEVRVDPSLLAVCNIVEPRTGLEGKFSLRATTAMALLGADTADPETFTDARMCDPGLVRLRDRVTVVPVAGTRATRTTVTVHTESGQLEGEADVGIPASDVGAQRERLRTKFLALATPVLGRAGAEALGAAALGAHELRDAAELLRLARTG